One stretch of Caldinitratiruptor microaerophilus DNA includes these proteins:
- a CDS encoding methyl-accepting chemotaxis protein encodes MARWLDYRQWSVRFKFTATLVMGSLSTAVLVAGTLLWLQWHGGIVDPAVFRRNILYAALAASIPFVVSIFVGIGISILVATPLRAIRQAMSRVAQGDLRVDEVRTPFRDDMGLIAEAFGQMVADLRRVVGEMTQSAREVAAASRVGQESSQAIAQVAAELRAESDHLAEAAGKQRDQARQAVQVIDELRRAVRDVATGAQNQAAQASSGLEAIRQMASAIDQVAASAGQVAAAAQNAHAASTKGSRQIAQAVDGMLRVRDQVTGASDRIHALEASLAHVDEILRLITDVAEQTNLLALNAAIEAARAGEHGRGFAVVADEVRRLSERSREAAEQIGEQLRQLQASAREVVEAMSVTSREAEAGAQLGAGVRDALQSIIVAVEETDRAAQNISAAAQQLAASSQDVVRATEELAAIAEENSAASEEMLASAEEVGGLVGQMAEVAEWGAGAAGRLSEASHRLMVSTAEAAVSAGQLKDLSERLTARVSRFTT; translated from the coding sequence TTGGCGCGCTGGCTCGACTACCGGCAGTGGAGCGTCCGTTTCAAGTTCACCGCCACGCTCGTCATGGGTTCCCTTTCCACCGCCGTCCTCGTGGCCGGAACCCTTTTGTGGCTGCAGTGGCACGGCGGCATCGTCGATCCGGCGGTGTTCCGGCGCAACATCCTGTACGCGGCCCTGGCGGCGTCCATCCCGTTCGTGGTGAGCATCTTCGTCGGGATCGGTATCTCGATCCTGGTGGCGACGCCGCTACGCGCCATCCGCCAGGCGATGAGCCGGGTGGCGCAGGGCGACCTCCGGGTGGACGAGGTGCGGACCCCCTTCCGGGACGACATGGGCCTCATCGCCGAGGCGTTCGGCCAGATGGTGGCGGACCTGCGGCGGGTCGTGGGCGAGATGACCCAGAGTGCCCGTGAGGTGGCAGCCGCCAGCCGGGTCGGGCAGGAGAGCTCGCAGGCCATCGCCCAGGTGGCGGCGGAGCTGCGCGCCGAGTCCGACCACCTCGCCGAGGCGGCGGGCAAGCAGCGCGACCAGGCCCGGCAGGCGGTCCAGGTGATCGACGAGCTGCGGCGGGCCGTGCGGGACGTGGCGACCGGCGCCCAGAACCAGGCGGCGCAGGCCTCCAGCGGCCTGGAGGCGATCCGGCAGATGGCCTCGGCCATCGACCAGGTGGCGGCCAGCGCCGGGCAGGTGGCCGCCGCCGCCCAGAACGCCCACGCGGCCTCGACGAAGGGGAGCCGGCAGATCGCCCAGGCGGTCGACGGGATGCTGCGGGTGCGCGACCAGGTGACGGGCGCCTCGGACCGTATCCACGCGCTCGAGGCCAGCCTCGCGCACGTCGACGAGATCCTCCGCCTCATCACGGACGTGGCGGAGCAGACGAACCTGCTCGCCCTGAACGCCGCCATCGAGGCGGCGCGGGCGGGGGAGCACGGCCGGGGCTTCGCCGTGGTGGCGGACGAGGTGCGGCGCCTGAGCGAGCGATCCCGGGAGGCGGCGGAGCAGATCGGGGAGCAGCTGAGGCAGCTCCAGGCCAGCGCCCGGGAAGTGGTCGAGGCCATGAGCGTCACCAGCCGGGAGGCGGAGGCAGGGGCGCAGCTCGGCGCCGGGGTGCGGGACGCCCTGCAGTCGATCATCGTGGCCGTGGAGGAGACCGACCGTGCGGCGCAGAACATCTCGGCCGCGGCGCAGCAGCTCGCCGCCTCCAGCCAGGATGTCGTGCGCGCGACCGAGGAGCTGGCGGCGATCGCGGAGGAGAACTCGGCCGCCAGCGAGGAGATGCTGGCTTCGGCGGAAGAGGTCGGCGGGCTGGTCGGACAGATGGCGGAGGTGGCCGAGTGGGGCGCCGGGGCAGCGGGGCGCCTGTCGGAAGCCAGTCACCGGCTGATGGTCTCCACCGCCGAGGCAGCGGTGTCCGCCGGTCAGCTCAAGGACCTGAGCGAGCGATTGACCGCCCGGGTGAGCCGCTTCACCACCTGA
- a CDS encoding GerAB/ArcD/ProY family transporter, which produces MYQEGHLGFRELALLGFTVLAGVVVLPHPALVAQQGITAGWAVALLSAVWAGILTLPIVSLMQDFPGRGLPEALQETFGLVPGLVANVALTLWLVLKTALGVRLVMETFAVAILPRTPPTAIGATVLAMAVYGAYLGLEPVARANVIVWPALTLSVLAVAAAVLPEAHTDWLFPLAGPGLSGLVAASLRDIGLWADLGLTGVYAYAARSPGHLRAAAMWALATSAIALAGTVALGTAVLGPEDAARHPFLFYRLARLVYLGRFFQRAEGLFVLFWIVGALVYMAISLHATASLASVTLALPYYRPLLFPLAVVAFSISLLPPDTITALRADLAVRTWAVGPVFGVPILAYGLRLLRRKGVPAHAPTGDD; this is translated from the coding sequence GTGTACCAGGAAGGCCACCTCGGGTTCCGGGAGCTGGCCCTGCTCGGGTTCACGGTTCTGGCCGGGGTCGTGGTGCTACCGCACCCGGCACTCGTCGCCCAGCAGGGGATCACGGCCGGGTGGGCGGTCGCCCTGCTGTCCGCCGTGTGGGCCGGGATCCTCACCCTGCCGATCGTGTCGCTGATGCAGGACTTCCCGGGGCGGGGGCTGCCCGAGGCCTTGCAGGAGACGTTCGGCCTTGTGCCGGGCCTCGTGGCCAACGTCGCCCTGACGCTGTGGCTCGTCCTCAAGACCGCCCTCGGCGTGCGGCTGGTCATGGAGACCTTCGCCGTGGCCATCCTGCCGCGCACCCCCCCGACGGCCATCGGCGCCACCGTCCTGGCGATGGCCGTCTACGGCGCCTACCTGGGGCTGGAGCCCGTGGCGCGGGCCAACGTCATCGTCTGGCCGGCGCTGACCCTCTCCGTCCTGGCGGTCGCCGCCGCCGTGCTGCCGGAAGCCCACACGGACTGGCTCTTCCCGCTGGCCGGGCCGGGCCTGTCGGGACTGGTGGCCGCCAGCCTGCGCGACATCGGCCTGTGGGCGGACCTGGGGCTGACCGGGGTCTACGCGTACGCGGCGCGCAGCCCGGGCCATCTGCGGGCAGCAGCCATGTGGGCCCTGGCCACGTCGGCGATCGCCCTGGCGGGGACGGTCGCGCTGGGTACGGCGGTGCTGGGACCCGAGGATGCCGCCCGGCACCCCTTCCTCTTCTACCGTCTCGCCCGCCTCGTGTACCTCGGGCGGTTCTTCCAGCGCGCCGAGGGCCTGTTCGTCCTGTTCTGGATCGTGGGCGCGCTCGTGTACATGGCGATCTCCCTGCACGCGACCGCCTCGCTCGCCTCCGTGACGCTGGCCCTTCCGTACTACCGCCCCCTCCTGTTCCCGCTGGCGGTGGTGGCCTTCTCGATCAGCCTGCTGCCGCCGGACACCATCACCGCCCTGCGGGCGGACCTGGCCGTGCGCACCTGGGCGGTCGGGCCGGTGTTCGGGGTGCCCATCCTCGCCTACGGACTCCGGCTCCTGCGCCGCAAGGGGGTGCCCGCACATGCCCCGACCGGCGACGACTAG
- a CDS encoding spore germination protein — protein sequence MGVWQRVSALLDPGATAAPREFTLGDRGQRPPEELAEVRRRLRETGESARAAVRRIDRFLDALQQAGQGGGPAPGADVGDLAASLDENLACLRAFFRAPDNIDVKFREILLGLHPPVRAAVLYIDGLVDSARIHMAVLEPLMLLAHMDHDLRPPQPAGDPGPGPQGGAPGQAGTPPAGRQDGRTGTRPDGPEPWRPLLERVLFRLLPGNQVEEKPTIEGVIDGILSGDTVILLDGVPRAVVVETKGFPVRSVTTPKQEMVIRGPLDAFNESIRMNIALIRRRIKDPRLVTEMIPVGRISRTFVAVMYISGVVNPKLPGEIKRRIASLDLDYVGTEGILEQFVEDRPFALFPQTLSTERPDRAAAYLAEGHAVILADNSPFALVVPVTWWSLMQTAEDYYIRWPYGSLLRSLRIIALLLAVLTGGIYIATVNFHQEMFPTELLLAIAAARERVPFPAALELLFMEFFFELVREAGIRIPSVIGPTIGIVGALILGQALVAARIASPVVIIITAISGLASFAIPNYSTAWGIRVLRFVFIFLGMTLGLYGIALGIFGVVLHLAALRSFGVPYLSPVAPFRAGAEDTLRREPLFYMEQRPRHVRPLDPWRQPEISRRWHSGAAGPAARPERRTRPPGSGTHGKGGTR from the coding sequence ATGGGCGTCTGGCAGCGGGTGAGCGCCCTGCTCGACCCGGGCGCCACCGCGGCGCCCCGGGAGTTCACCCTCGGGGACCGGGGCCAGCGGCCGCCGGAGGAACTCGCGGAAGTCCGGAGGCGGCTGCGGGAGACCGGCGAGTCGGCGCGCGCGGCCGTGCGGCGCATCGACCGGTTCCTCGACGCCCTGCAGCAGGCCGGGCAAGGCGGGGGCCCGGCCCCCGGCGCGGACGTTGGGGACCTCGCCGCGTCCCTCGACGAGAACCTGGCCTGCCTGCGCGCCTTCTTCCGGGCGCCGGACAACATCGACGTCAAGTTCCGCGAGATCCTCCTCGGCCTCCACCCGCCGGTCCGGGCGGCCGTCCTCTACATCGACGGCCTGGTGGACAGCGCCCGGATCCACATGGCGGTGCTGGAGCCGCTCATGCTCCTGGCCCACATGGACCACGACCTGCGCCCGCCGCAGCCGGCCGGCGACCCCGGACCCGGCCCGCAGGGCGGGGCCCCGGGCCAGGCCGGCACGCCGCCCGCCGGGCGCCAGGACGGGCGCACCGGCACGCGCCCTGACGGGCCCGAGCCCTGGCGACCGCTCCTCGAGCGCGTGCTGTTCCGCCTCCTGCCCGGCAACCAGGTCGAGGAGAAGCCCACGATCGAGGGCGTCATCGACGGCATCCTGAGCGGCGACACCGTCATCCTGCTCGACGGGGTGCCCCGGGCCGTCGTGGTCGAGACCAAGGGGTTCCCGGTGCGAAGCGTCACCACCCCGAAGCAGGAGATGGTGATCCGGGGTCCGCTGGACGCGTTCAACGAGTCCATCCGGATGAACATCGCCCTCATCCGGCGGCGGATCAAGGACCCGCGCCTGGTCACCGAGATGATCCCGGTCGGCAGGATCAGCCGGACCTTCGTAGCCGTGATGTACATCTCGGGCGTGGTGAACCCGAAGCTCCCGGGGGAGATCAAGCGGCGCATCGCCAGCCTGGACCTGGACTACGTGGGGACCGAAGGGATCCTCGAGCAGTTCGTCGAGGACCGCCCGTTCGCCCTGTTCCCCCAGACCCTCTCCACCGAGCGGCCGGACCGGGCGGCGGCCTACCTGGCGGAAGGCCACGCGGTCATCCTGGCGGACAACTCGCCCTTCGCCCTGGTCGTACCCGTCACCTGGTGGTCGCTCATGCAGACCGCCGAGGACTACTACATCCGCTGGCCGTACGGGTCGCTCTTGCGCAGCCTCCGGATCATCGCCCTGCTCCTGGCGGTCCTGACCGGCGGGATCTACATCGCCACCGTGAACTTTCACCAGGAGATGTTCCCCACCGAGCTTCTCCTGGCCATCGCCGCGGCCCGGGAGCGGGTCCCCTTCCCCGCCGCGCTCGAGCTGCTGTTCATGGAGTTCTTCTTCGAGCTGGTTCGCGAGGCGGGGATCCGGATCCCCAGCGTGATCGGGCCGACCATCGGCATCGTCGGCGCCCTCATCCTCGGACAGGCCCTCGTCGCCGCCCGGATCGCCAGCCCGGTGGTGATCATCATCACGGCGATCTCGGGCCTGGCCTCCTTCGCCATCCCCAACTACTCGACGGCCTGGGGCATCCGGGTGCTGCGGTTCGTGTTCATCTTCCTCGGGATGACGCTGGGGCTCTACGGCATCGCCCTGGGGATCTTCGGGGTCGTGCTCCACCTCGCGGCGCTGCGCTCGTTCGGGGTGCCGTACCTCTCGCCGGTCGCCCCGTTCCGGGCCGGGGCCGAGGACACGCTGCGCCGCGAGCCCCTCTTCTACATGGAACAGCGCCCCCGGCACGTGCGGCCCCTGGACCCCTGGCGGCAGCCGGAGATCTCCCGCCGCTGGCACAGCGGGGCGGCGGGGCCGGCGGCACGCCCCGAGCGCCGGACCCGGCCGCCCGGTTCCGGCACCCACGGCAAGGGAGGCACGCGCTAG
- a CDS encoding YitT family protein, translating to MWLVLLVAGSLLMGLSVNLFLLPLRLAEGGVVGVGIVLEHTLGVPVPVSFFLLNLPLAVVAWRHRGWDFVARSVLGIVAFTLSLALTRGVHPITSEPLLGIVYGGLTMGVGLGLVLRAGATTGGTDLLASLFHHHLGLTVGNVILAVDALVLLLAGVTFGFEQALYSGLTLAISSRMVDYVQEGFYGAKGVAVITTRPQEITRAIMEGLERGVTLLEGTGGWTGERRTIVYSVVQRSELSALKRMVYGLDPGAFVVVGDVREVLGEGFRPWDTARP from the coding sequence TTGTGGCTGGTCCTCCTGGTGGCCGGCAGCCTCCTCATGGGACTGTCGGTCAACCTTTTTCTGCTCCCGCTGCGGCTCGCCGAGGGCGGCGTGGTCGGGGTCGGGATCGTGCTCGAGCACACCCTCGGCGTGCCGGTGCCGGTGAGCTTCTTCCTGCTCAACCTGCCCCTGGCCGTGGTCGCGTGGCGCCATCGCGGCTGGGACTTCGTCGCGCGCTCGGTCCTGGGGATCGTGGCGTTCACCCTGTCCCTGGCCCTGACGCGGGGCGTGCACCCGATCACCTCCGAGCCCCTCCTGGGAATCGTCTACGGGGGGCTCACCATGGGGGTCGGCCTCGGCCTGGTGCTGCGCGCCGGCGCCACCACCGGCGGCACGGACCTGCTCGCCTCGCTGTTCCACCACCACCTGGGCCTGACAGTGGGCAACGTGATCCTGGCGGTGGACGCGCTGGTGCTGCTCCTGGCGGGCGTCACCTTCGGGTTCGAGCAGGCCCTCTACTCGGGCCTGACGCTGGCCATCTCCAGCCGGATGGTCGACTACGTCCAGGAGGGTTTCTACGGCGCCAAGGGGGTCGCGGTCATCACCACCCGGCCGCAGGAGATCACCCGGGCCATCATGGAGGGGCTGGAGCGCGGGGTGACCCTCCTGGAGGGGACGGGAGGGTGGACCGGGGAGCGACGGACCATCGTCTACTCGGTGGTGCAGCGGAGCGAACTGAGTGCCCTGAAGCGCATGGTCTACGGACTGGACCCCGGGGCGTTCGTGGTGGTCGGAGACGTGCGCGAGGTGCTGGGGGAGGGGTTCCGCCCCTGGGACACGGCACGACCGTAA
- a CDS encoding Ger(x)C family spore germination protein, whose product MPRPATTSRQPRTRRVWLAGIALVLTPLLTGCWDRRELEELAFVLALGLDRAPHGVQVSAMIAIPSKMAGGGGNGDGGGSGGEEDVVTVSTVTAATIPEAANLLNSYLARTLSLEHAKVLVVGRDLAEHDGLAPFLDFLDRSRPIRATMAVVISQGPAVELLSRLHPQVERDPHRFLEFLPLQDRETGLIPHSARFNDLLAATENPGMDGIAYLIALRPQPGQHQQEGSTEEGARPGGEAGDGTGGGGDTAGPERPEQWVAGNLPRRGGPNAEMVGAAILRDARMVGVATGQEMRVINLLRGDLRRAVLSVPDPLAPGQEVGLEIRPGRLPVVRAALGGQHPRLTVVAPQEATLLGVQSRVDYARDETRIARLAGATSALLEATARELIRKAQTEWRADPFGFGLKVARLFPTYPEWREYDWSRRFPEAEVEVRIPVQIRRPGTRLDPPRIAPAR is encoded by the coding sequence ATGCCCCGACCGGCGACGACTAGCCGGCAGCCCCGCACCCGCCGGGTGTGGCTCGCGGGTATTGCGCTGGTGCTGACCCCGCTCCTGACGGGGTGCTGGGACCGGCGCGAGCTGGAGGAACTCGCCTTCGTGCTGGCCCTCGGTCTGGACCGGGCACCACACGGCGTTCAGGTCTCGGCGATGATCGCCATCCCGAGCAAGATGGCCGGCGGCGGCGGGAATGGCGACGGCGGTGGGAGCGGCGGCGAGGAGGACGTCGTCACGGTCTCCACCGTCACCGCCGCGACGATCCCGGAGGCGGCAAACCTCCTCAACTCGTACCTTGCCCGCACGCTGTCCCTGGAGCACGCCAAGGTCCTGGTCGTGGGGCGGGACCTCGCAGAGCACGACGGCCTGGCCCCGTTTCTCGACTTCCTGGACCGCAGCCGCCCGATCCGGGCCACCATGGCCGTGGTCATCAGCCAGGGCCCGGCAGTGGAGTTGCTCAGCCGCCTGCACCCGCAGGTCGAGCGGGACCCCCACCGCTTCCTCGAGTTCCTGCCGCTGCAGGACCGGGAGACGGGCCTGATCCCGCATTCGGCCCGCTTCAACGACCTTCTGGCCGCCACGGAGAACCCGGGCATGGACGGGATCGCGTACCTGATCGCGCTGCGCCCTCAGCCGGGGCAGCACCAGCAGGAGGGCTCGACGGAGGAGGGCGCCCGGCCGGGCGGCGAGGCCGGGGACGGCACCGGTGGGGGGGGTGACACCGCCGGCCCGGAGCGGCCGGAGCAATGGGTGGCCGGCAACCTCCCCCGGCGCGGCGGACCCAACGCGGAGATGGTGGGAGCGGCCATCCTCCGGGACGCGCGCATGGTCGGGGTTGCCACCGGCCAGGAGATGCGGGTCATCAACCTCCTGCGCGGGGACCTGCGGCGCGCCGTGCTGTCGGTTCCGGACCCGCTGGCCCCGGGCCAGGAAGTCGGACTCGAGATCCGGCCCGGACGGCTCCCCGTCGTCCGCGCGGCACTGGGCGGGCAGCACCCGCGCCTCACGGTGGTCGCACCGCAGGAGGCGACGCTGCTCGGAGTCCAGAGCCGTGTTGACTACGCGCGGGACGAGACCCGCATCGCCCGTCTGGCGGGGGCAACGTCGGCCCTTCTCGAGGCGACGGCTCGGGAACTGATCCGCAAGGCGCAGACCGAGTGGCGGGCCGATCCGTTCGGGTTCGGCCTCAAGGTGGCGCGCCTCTTTCCCACCTACCCGGAATGGCGGGAGTACGACTGGAGCCGCCGCTTCCCGGAGGCGGAGGTCGAGGTGCGCATCCCCGTGCAGATCCGCCGCCCGGGTACGCGCCTCGATCCTCCCCGAATCGCGCCGGCACGTTGA
- a CDS encoding MBL fold metallo-hydrolase encodes MRFAWHGAGCSSLEVGGRRFTVDPYFSRPGAYGDWYIPNRRAPTPTQYLRDFRPDYVVITHGHFDHFDPEAIKWIDPAAAPRYIATPEATRVLQDVCGVPAERCLPLEPGRSLALDGGLEVRAWRGAHWFTGPEGDEAAKKLAHHYGAMPSGGAMLEILITGPDGKAFVSGDTRLEGIPDVGGCRLAVVNIGTRMPNPRTKVPEAPVLTLADVPALLERLRPRTLVPVHWDVDGWLEPFDLEACRRAAEAARPGTRVLTPEPNAWVDVP; translated from the coding sequence ATGCGGTTCGCCTGGCACGGCGCCGGCTGCAGCAGCCTCGAGGTGGGAGGAAGGCGCTTCACGGTCGACCCGTACTTCTCGCGCCCTGGCGCGTACGGCGACTGGTACATCCCCAACCGGCGCGCGCCCACGCCCACGCAGTACCTGCGCGACTTCCGGCCCGACTACGTCGTGATCACCCACGGGCACTTCGACCACTTCGACCCCGAGGCCATCAAGTGGATCGACCCCGCCGCCGCGCCCCGCTACATCGCCACCCCCGAGGCCACCCGGGTGCTGCAGGACGTCTGCGGTGTGCCGGCGGAGCGGTGTCTGCCGCTCGAACCCGGCCGGTCCCTCGCCCTCGACGGGGGCCTGGAGGTGCGGGCCTGGCGCGGCGCACACTGGTTCACCGGCCCGGAGGGCGACGAGGCGGCCAAGAAGCTCGCCCACCACTACGGCGCCATGCCGAGCGGCGGCGCCATGCTGGAGATCCTCATCACCGGCCCCGACGGGAAGGCCTTCGTGAGTGGAGACACTCGCCTGGAGGGCATCCCGGACGTGGGCGGGTGCCGCCTGGCCGTGGTGAACATCGGCACCCGGATGCCCAACCCCCGCACGAAGGTCCCCGAGGCCCCGGTCCTGACCCTGGCGGACGTCCCCGCCCTCCTGGAGCGCCTCCGCCCGCGGACGCTGGTGCCGGTGCACTGGGACGTCGACGGCTGGCTCGAGCCCTTCGACCTCGAAGCCTGCCGCCGGGCGGCCGAGGCGGCGCGCCCCGGCACCCGCGTGCTCACCCCGGAGCCCAACGCCTGGGTCGACGTCCCCTGA
- a CDS encoding PHP domain-containing protein translates to MAEPGLPEAPPRMYDATGAIHCHSTYSDGSGTVEEIVSAAQRAGLEYLVMTDHDTLAPLREKGEGWHGRTLVLYGVEISPRHNHYLAYGIEEVPSFHLPPAEFIRAVRELGGVGFLAHPWDYGSPVLGLGEYSWQDWEVDGFTGIEIWNYFSGWVGSITSVWDLVRGLLNWRAVSMDPDPRTLARWDQLALRRPVVGIGGVDAHGIRRRILGVPVTFHPYERAFRTVRTHLLLPRPWAGDVAEDRRQVLGALRHGRAYVANWEQGDPRGFRFLAWAGGRWLGMGDRFPHPGPAGSVHFSVETPRDVPGVRIALFWNGRPMVETDGPVLQGRDAGPGVYRVEVYRRGRGWIYSNPICLEAPMP, encoded by the coding sequence TTGGCGGAACCCGGACTGCCGGAAGCGCCGCCGCGGATGTACGACGCGACCGGTGCCATCCACTGCCACTCCACGTACTCGGACGGGTCCGGGACGGTGGAGGAGATCGTGTCGGCCGCGCAGCGGGCCGGTCTCGAGTACCTGGTGATGACCGACCACGACACGCTCGCCCCCCTGCGGGAGAAGGGGGAGGGCTGGCACGGCCGCACCCTCGTGCTCTACGGCGTGGAGATCAGCCCCCGGCACAACCACTACCTCGCCTACGGGATCGAGGAGGTGCCCAGCTTCCACCTCCCGCCCGCGGAGTTCATCCGGGCGGTGCGGGAACTCGGTGGGGTGGGCTTCCTGGCGCACCCGTGGGACTACGGCAGCCCCGTCCTCGGCCTGGGCGAGTACAGCTGGCAGGACTGGGAAGTCGACGGGTTCACCGGCATCGAGATCTGGAACTACTTCTCCGGCTGGGTGGGCAGCATCACGAGTGTGTGGGACCTGGTGAGGGGGCTCCTGAACTGGCGGGCGGTCAGCATGGACCCCGACCCGCGCACGCTCGCGCGCTGGGACCAGCTGGCCCTGCGCCGTCCGGTGGTCGGGATCGGCGGGGTCGACGCGCATGGCATCCGCCGGCGGATCCTGGGCGTGCCCGTGACGTTCCACCCGTACGAGCGGGCCTTCCGCACGGTCCGCACTCACCTTCTCCTGCCCCGGCCGTGGGCGGGCGACGTGGCGGAGGATCGCCGGCAGGTGCTCGGCGCCCTCCGGCACGGGCGGGCGTACGTGGCCAACTGGGAGCAGGGCGACCCCCGGGGCTTCCGGTTCCTGGCGTGGGCCGGCGGGCGGTGGCTCGGCATGGGCGACCGGTTTCCGCACCCGGGGCCGGCCGGCAGCGTGCACTTCTCGGTGGAGACGCCCCGGGACGTCCCCGGGGTGCGCATCGCCCTCTTCTGGAACGGCCGGCCCATGGTCGAGACGGACGGGCCGGTGCTCCAGGGCCGCGACGCCGGGCCGGGGGTGTATCGTGTCGAGGTCTACCGGCGCGGCCGGGGCTGGATCTACTCCAACCCCATCTGCCTCGAGGCCCCCATGCCCTAG
- a CDS encoding family 4 glycosyl hydrolase, giving the protein MTKLAIIGGGSAYTPDILESLLAEPHLFQGWEWVLHDVDRAAVATIARLGQGLARAAGCEVRVRPTLDLAEALAGARFVLAQPRPGGLRHRALDERIPLRHGVIGQETVGPGGLSFAWRSIPVMVEVARQMARLAPGAWLISYTNPAGMVCEALLRVQPGVRFLCLCDMPSGLQHEIARVLRADPGRVALEYRGLNHAGWSARVLLDGEDVTPRLLRLARRLPVEWLWPGEVAGTVRLFKEHGHLPDPYLRYYYYTDAILRRLRRARRTRAEVLLERLPRLYAHFRAQAAAPRPRLRLHRGHATHGDLAAGIIRAIAAGRRERYVIQQQNAGHVGGLVPGHAAQFPAEVGPDGWRPLPVPALDGPEGELIRRIQAAELRNVDAALTGDRQAAVEAMALNPLVPSRAVAERLVEELLAAHREYLPQFGG; this is encoded by the coding sequence GTGACGAAGCTGGCGATCATCGGCGGGGGCAGCGCCTACACGCCCGACATCCTCGAGTCCTTGCTGGCCGAACCCCACCTCTTCCAGGGGTGGGAGTGGGTGCTTCACGACGTGGACCGGGCAGCGGTCGCGACCATCGCCCGCCTGGGCCAGGGGCTGGCGCGCGCCGCCGGGTGCGAGGTGCGGGTGCGCCCCACGCTGGACCTGGCCGAGGCGCTGGCGGGTGCCCGCTTCGTCCTCGCCCAGCCCCGCCCCGGCGGCTTGCGGCACCGCGCCCTGGACGAGCGCATTCCCCTCCGGCACGGGGTCATCGGCCAGGAGACCGTGGGGCCGGGGGGACTGAGCTTCGCCTGGCGGTCGATCCCGGTCATGGTCGAGGTGGCCCGGCAGATGGCCCGGCTGGCGCCGGGTGCGTGGCTCATCTCGTACACGAACCCGGCCGGGATGGTCTGCGAGGCGCTCCTCCGGGTCCAGCCGGGGGTCCGCTTCCTCTGCCTGTGCGACATGCCGAGCGGGCTGCAGCACGAGATCGCGCGGGTGCTGCGCGCGGATCCGGGCCGGGTGGCCCTGGAGTACCGTGGCCTGAACCACGCCGGGTGGTCGGCCCGCGTGCTCCTGGACGGAGAGGACGTGACCCCGCGCCTCCTCCGCCTGGCCCGCCGGCTGCCGGTGGAGTGGCTCTGGCCGGGCGAGGTGGCGGGCACCGTGCGGCTGTTCAAGGAGCACGGGCACCTTCCGGACCCCTACCTGCGCTACTATTACTACACCGACGCGATCCTGCGGCGGCTGCGGCGCGCCCGGCGCACCCGGGCCGAGGTCCTGCTGGAGCGCCTGCCCCGACTCTACGCGCACTTCCGGGCCCAGGCCGCCGCGCCCCGGCCCCGCCTGCGCCTGCACCGCGGCCACGCCACCCACGGCGATCTGGCGGCGGGGATCATCCGGGCGATCGCCGCCGGGCGGAGAGAGCGCTACGTGATTCAGCAGCAGAACGCCGGCCACGTCGGCGGGCTTGTCCCGGGGCACGCGGCGCAGTTTCCGGCGGAGGTCGGCCCCGACGGGTGGCGGCCCCTGCCGGTGCCGGCCCTGGACGGGCCGGAGGGCGAGCTCATCCGGCGCATCCAGGCCGCCGAGCTGCGGAACGTCGACGCCGCCCTGACCGGCGACCGGCAGGCGGCCGTCGAGGCCATGGCCCTGAACCCGCTGGTGCCCTCGCGGGCGGTGGCGGAGCGGCTCGTCGAGGAGCTCCTGGCCGCCCACCGGGAGTACCTGCCGCAGTTCGGCGGGTGA
- the tatA gene encoding twin-arginine translocase TatA/TatE family subunit, whose amino-acid sequence MFRNLGPMEIGLILLILLLLFGGSKLPELARGLGKGIREFKQSMRDEGPAEEKPPAGGAPEKTAAEGSARKEG is encoded by the coding sequence GTGTTCCGCAACCTGGGGCCGATGGAGATCGGGCTCATCCTGCTGATCCTCCTGCTGCTCTTCGGGGGGTCCAAGCTCCCGGAGCTTGCCCGCGGTCTGGGCAAGGGGATCCGGGAGTTCAAGCAATCCATGCGGGACGAGGGGCCGGCGGAGGAGAAGCCACCGGCCGGCGGCGCTCCGGAGAAGACCGCGGCGGAGGGTTCCGCGCGCAAGGAAGGCTAG